Proteins from one Amycolatopsis benzoatilytica AK 16/65 genomic window:
- a CDS encoding VWA domain-containing protein — MENSLHRFVRLLRLFGLRMSVSEATDAMRAAAQAGVLAERATLREALRLTLIKDQRDDELFEEAFDAYFSLREIERLREETGHGHGHDDLSDTGELETFTVSAEPSETPEQGHSHGKPADIRDYFDQQDLAQQYNLHQEANKIDLAAMTDEIVLSKDSASGGAAAPSVQLETSSLHNAGVPGKLAPATGHRLDVELTVAQENALLGWLNDAEEDGEQLPPGLAGVLENLPELLRRHLEKLAELAEAAVETRVVEAARAERVDERERAQLEESLRRLAHTLRGALTSRKRNTLRGRVHPARTMRRNMRYDGVPFRPVTVTRAEDKPRLLVLADVSLSVRATARFTLHLVHGLQSLFGQVRTFAFVDEPAEITELFAEHPLERALGLVFDGLPAGGLLDVDANSDYGRAFEQLVEEHSAALNRRTTLLVLGDGRGNGNDPKIEVFEEITRRVRQTLWLTPEPRYSWRLGGCDLPAYAEFCDHVQVVADLAGLDRAAFRLTEDVLA, encoded by the coding sequence GTGGAGAACAGTCTGCACCGGTTCGTGCGCCTGCTGCGCCTGTTCGGCTTGCGGATGTCGGTTTCCGAGGCGACCGACGCGATGCGCGCGGCCGCCCAGGCCGGGGTTCTCGCCGAGCGCGCCACGCTGCGGGAGGCGTTGCGGCTGACGCTGATCAAAGACCAGCGGGACGACGAATTGTTCGAGGAAGCGTTCGACGCCTACTTCTCGTTGCGGGAGATCGAGCGGCTGCGCGAGGAAACCGGGCACGGGCACGGCCACGACGATCTGTCCGACACCGGGGAACTCGAAACCTTCACCGTGTCGGCGGAGCCCTCCGAGACGCCCGAACAGGGGCACAGTCACGGCAAGCCCGCCGACATCCGGGACTATTTCGACCAGCAGGACCTGGCCCAGCAGTACAACCTGCACCAGGAAGCGAACAAAATCGACCTGGCCGCGATGACCGACGAGATCGTGCTTTCGAAGGACAGCGCGTCCGGCGGCGCGGCTGCGCCGAGCGTCCAGCTGGAGACGTCGTCGCTGCACAACGCGGGCGTGCCCGGCAAACTCGCGCCCGCTACCGGGCACCGGCTCGACGTCGAGCTGACCGTGGCACAGGAGAACGCCCTCCTCGGCTGGCTGAACGACGCGGAGGAAGACGGCGAGCAGCTGCCGCCGGGGCTGGCCGGTGTGCTGGAGAACCTTCCGGAGCTGTTGCGGCGGCATCTGGAGAAGCTGGCCGAACTCGCCGAGGCGGCGGTGGAAACGCGGGTGGTGGAGGCGGCCCGGGCCGAGCGGGTCGACGAACGCGAGCGCGCGCAGCTGGAAGAGTCGTTGCGGCGCTTGGCACACACCCTGCGCGGCGCGCTGACCAGCCGCAAACGCAACACTCTGCGCGGCCGGGTGCATCCGGCCCGCACGATGCGGCGGAACATGCGCTACGACGGCGTGCCGTTCCGCCCGGTAACGGTTACCCGGGCCGAGGACAAGCCCCGGTTGTTGGTGCTGGCTGACGTTTCGCTGTCGGTGCGCGCCACCGCCCGGTTCACCCTGCACCTGGTGCACGGCCTGCAGTCGCTCTTCGGCCAGGTGCGGACGTTCGCGTTCGTCGACGAGCCGGCCGAGATCACCGAGCTGTTCGCCGAACACCCGCTCGAACGGGCGCTGGGCCTGGTTTTCGACGGATTGCCCGCGGGCGGCCTGCTGGACGTCGACGCGAACTCCGACTACGGGCGCGCGTTCGAGCAGCTGGTCGAAGAGCACAGTGCGGCGCTGAACCGGCGCACCACGCTGCTGGTGCTCGGGGACGGCCGCGGCAACGGCAACGACCCGAAGATCGAGGTGTTCGAGGAAATCACCCGGCGGGTGCGGCAAACCCTGTGGCTGACGCCGGAGCCGCGGTATTCGTGGCGGCTCGGCGGATGCGATTTGCCCGCGTACGCGGAGTTCTGCGACCACGTGCAGGTGGTCGCGGACCTGGCCGGCCTCGACCGGGCGGCGTTCCGGCTGACCGAGGACGTGCTGGCATGA
- a CDS encoding AAA family ATPase — protein sequence MPTATPDHARFGSIEEVADRFAGAGYIADRRLAATVYLMSALDKPVLLEGPAGVGKTELAKTLATVTGRRLLRLQCYEGQDETKALYEWDYGKQLLYIQMLREKIGDVIADAPDLASAIARIDAQDSVFFSDHFLAPRPLLEAVRGEEPAVLLIDEVDRADEALEAVLLECLAEYQVSVPEIGTYTAKVPPLVVLTSNNTRDLSAALKRRCLHLFLDYPDAERELEILRSKKTGLPDAAAHTLVEVVRKLRGLRLRKSPSISETIDWARTLAVLGVEELSPEILAETANVVLKYERDLGRALRVLPDLVDPNRELPAELPHSHGHGHGHGHGHGHEHGHQHDGHAHDEDDGGRAARLAKDQPGRHDENYYGSPGAGPAQRSSGGQGGRAFEAFTRRRPV from the coding sequence GTGCCCACCGCAACCCCTGACCACGCTCGGTTCGGCTCGATCGAAGAGGTGGCCGACCGGTTCGCCGGCGCCGGCTACATCGCGGACCGCCGGCTGGCCGCCACCGTCTACCTGATGTCCGCATTGGACAAACCGGTGCTGCTGGAGGGCCCGGCCGGCGTCGGCAAGACCGAGCTGGCCAAGACGCTGGCCACCGTCACCGGCCGCCGGCTGCTGCGGCTGCAGTGCTACGAGGGGCAGGACGAGACGAAAGCCCTGTACGAGTGGGACTACGGCAAGCAGCTGCTCTACATCCAGATGCTGCGCGAGAAGATCGGCGACGTGATCGCCGACGCGCCGGATCTGGCCAGTGCGATCGCCCGGATCGACGCGCAGGACAGCGTGTTCTTCTCCGACCACTTCCTCGCGCCGCGGCCGCTGCTGGAGGCGGTGCGCGGCGAGGAACCGGCGGTCCTGTTGATCGACGAGGTGGACCGGGCGGACGAAGCGCTGGAGGCGGTGCTGCTGGAATGCCTCGCGGAGTACCAGGTGTCGGTGCCGGAGATCGGCACCTACACCGCGAAGGTCCCGCCGCTCGTGGTGCTCACCTCCAACAACACGCGTGACCTCTCCGCCGCGTTGAAGCGGCGTTGCCTGCACCTGTTCCTCGACTACCCGGATGCCGAACGCGAGCTGGAGATCCTGCGTTCGAAGAAGACCGGGCTGCCCGACGCGGCCGCGCACACCCTCGTCGAGGTGGTGCGGAAGCTCCGCGGGCTGCGGCTGCGCAAGAGCCCGAGCATCTCCGAAACGATCGACTGGGCCCGCACGCTGGCCGTGCTCGGCGTCGAGGAGCTTTCGCCGGAAATCCTCGCCGAGACCGCGAACGTGGTGCTGAAGTACGAACGCGACCTCGGCCGCGCGCTGCGGGTGCTGCCGGACCTGGTCGACCCGAACCGGGAACTGCCCGCCGAACTGCCGCACAGCCACGGCCACGGTCATGGCCACGGCCATGGGCACGGCCACGAACACGGGCACCAGCACGACGGTCATGCGCACGACGAGGACGACGGAGGCCGCGCTGCGCGGCTGGCCAAGGATCAGCCTGGCCGCCACGACGAGAACTACTACGGTTCTCCGGGCGCCGGCCCGGCCCAGCGGTCCAGCGGCGGCCAGGGCGGACGCGCGTTCGAGGCGTTCACCCGCCGGCGTCCGGTCTGA
- the mftM gene encoding mycofactocin oligosaccharide methyltransferase MftM: protein MTTTAPSTAGRYLDPLAPVLPGTYFARPLTVVRDTTGQDGPEPLVRTEHFSLHKDGRRVELRHRLRPERLDNDLAGLLADELFAPGWLSGAEVFEHAFTGVVKSTVDDPVRAWLRFYDNTLDRIRACLREPAAAPGRSVIAGFAPVYEHALRLTPPGRVLDLGSCFGFFALLLAERGRNEVVASDVSAGAMQLLEAVAARRRLPLETLVCDAARLPLPDSSADTVTLLHLLEHLDADAGEEVVREAVRLARGPVVIAVPFEEEPAEAYGHVRVFDLPALHELGARSGRRFSVHEHHGGWLVLHPR, encoded by the coding sequence ATGACGACGACCGCGCCGAGCACCGCTGGCCGCTACCTCGATCCGCTCGCCCCCGTGCTGCCCGGGACGTACTTCGCGCGGCCGCTCACCGTGGTCCGGGACACCACCGGGCAGGACGGCCCCGAACCGTTGGTCCGGACCGAGCACTTCAGCCTGCACAAGGACGGCCGCCGGGTGGAGCTGCGCCACCGGCTGCGGCCGGAGCGGCTCGACAACGACCTGGCCGGCCTGCTGGCCGACGAGCTCTTCGCGCCCGGCTGGCTGTCCGGCGCGGAGGTCTTCGAGCACGCGTTCACCGGTGTCGTTAAGTCCACTGTGGACGACCCGGTGCGGGCGTGGCTGAGGTTCTACGACAACACCCTCGACCGGATTCGCGCGTGCCTGCGCGAGCCGGCGGCCGCGCCCGGACGCTCGGTGATCGCCGGGTTCGCGCCGGTTTACGAACACGCGCTGCGTCTCACCCCGCCCGGCCGGGTACTGGATCTCGGCTCCTGCTTCGGTTTCTTCGCTTTGCTGCTGGCCGAACGCGGCCGCAACGAGGTGGTCGCCTCGGATGTGTCGGCAGGCGCCATGCAACTGCTGGAGGCAGTCGCGGCCCGGCGGAGGCTCCCGCTGGAGACGCTCGTGTGCGACGCGGCCCGGCTGCCGTTGCCGGACTCCTCGGCGGACACCGTGACGTTGCTGCACCTGCTGGAGCACTTGGACGCCGACGCCGGGGAAGAGGTCGTGCGCGAAGCGGTGCGGCTGGCGCGCGGCCCGGTGGTGATCGCGGTGCCGTTCGAGGAGGAGCCCGCCGAAGCCTACGGACACGTCCGGGTCTTCGACCTGCCCGCGCTGCACGAGCTCGGCGCCCGCTCGGGCCGCCGGTTCAGCGTGCACGAGCACCACGGCGGCTGGCTCGTCCTGCATCCCCGTTGA